A genomic region of Camelus ferus isolate YT-003-E chromosome 11, BCGSAC_Cfer_1.0, whole genome shotgun sequence contains the following coding sequences:
- the PRDX3 gene encoding thioredoxin-dependent peroxide reductase, mitochondrial — translation MAAAAGRLLRASLVRHRNAIPWGISASAALRPYASRRMWLTSALWSSSSQAKFTFSTSSSYNFPAVTQHAPYFKGTAVVNGEFKELSLDDFKGKYLVLFFYPLDFTFVCPTEIIAFSDKANEFHDVNCEVIAVSVDSHFSHLAWINTPRKNGGLGHMNIALLSDLTKQISRDYGVLLEGAGLALRGLFIIDPNGVVKHLSVNDLPVGRSVEETLRLVKAFQFVETHGEVCPANWTPDSPTIKPHPTASKEYFEKVNQ, via the exons ATGGCGGCCGCGGCGGGAAGGTTGCTCCGGGCTTCG cttgtCCGACACAGGAATGCCATTCCTTGGGGCATTTCTGCCTCTGCAGCCCTTAGGCCTTATGCCTCTCGAAGAATGTGGTTGACAAGTGCATTGTGGTCCAGTTCCAGTCAAGCAAAATTCACCTTTAGCACCA gTTCCTCATACAATTTCCCTGCTGTCACCCAGCATGCGCCCTATTTTAAGGGTACAGCCGTTGTCAATGGAGAGTTCAAAGAACTAAGCCTTGATGACTTTAAGGGGAAATATTTGGTGCTTTTCTTCTATCCTTTGGATTT CACCTTTGTGTGTCCTACAGAAATTATAGCTTTCAGTGACAAAGCCAATGAATTTCATGATGTGAACTGTGAAGTCATTGCAGTGTCAGTGGACTCCCACTTCAGCCATCTCGCCTGGATAAACACACCAAGGAAG AATGGCGGTTTGGGCCACATGAACATCGCACTGTTGTCAGATTTGACTAAACAGATTTCCCGAGACTACGGTGTGCTGTTGGAAGGTGCTGGTCTGGCCCTAAG AGGTCTCTTCATAATTGACCCCAATGGAGTCGTCAAGCATTTGAGTGTCAATGATCTCCCAGTGGGCCGAAGCGTGGAAGAGACCCTCCGCTTGGTGAAGGCATTCCAGTTTGTGGAAACCCATGGAGAAGTCTGCCCAGCCAACTGGACACCGGATTCTCCTACA atcaaGCCACATCCGACTGCTTCCAAAGAATACTTTGAGAAAGTAAATCAGTAG